A single window of Gemmatimonadota bacterium DNA harbors:
- a CDS encoding ADOP family duplicated permease, with the protein MSRGLGGRRPEEAEREIAEEIEAHLAHRVDALMEEGLDPDAARRRARAEFGDVQRWHRECAEIERRERIGSALRRARSRVAQDLAFAVRQLRRSPGFAAVALATLALGIGATTTIVGVVRAVVLQPLPFSEPDRLVWLDETTPAGAGFSVAEGNYVDWRASASTLSDVGALRSQIGTLSGDEPRALRVGRSSASLLPTLGVAPRLGRGFTEDEDRASAPAAVAVLGDALWRDAFGADADVIGRDIVLDGVAHRVVGVLPEQTSFLDQPDVLVPLGADASAPRDDHDLAVVARLAPDASATAADRELDGVARRIAEIHPVVEGWGVRARPISDVLIGESLARAGSVLLVAAILLLLIACVNVSNLLLARNSVRAGELSVRAALGASRGRIGAQLFTEGLLLAAAGGLLGLGLARALLPLVQSLGAGQVPRLDQATLDPWTLAACAGAVLLSAAVFGLAPLLDLRRPQASTLRETPGSGGTARALRLRSVLVTGQVALSVFLLLGTGLLLRSFLRLSAVDPGFEVEQRVAVRVDMPDRLYGPEQRHVLLDQILERVRGVPGVTAAGASAVQVFSGFNLANFAARADRMPTEATGFLPIGWRVVTPGWFEAMGIDVRNGRAFGPGDDWEDGTPTLINAALAEQLWPGEDAVGGTLVWGDPEGSRLRIVGIVDDVRDVQLTEAAQPMVFRSHRQIPWAAMTVVAHVDGPLPAVGAAVRQAVREVAPGLPVPPVRPLSVDVTQALAAPRFNAVLVGTFGVVGLLLALIGVYGVTSWAVRRREREIGIRLALGAEPSEMRGLVLGSSLKLALVGTAIGVLAALGGARAVATLLYETAPSDPATWVLVPTLLLAATALASWIPARRATRVDPKVALAAE; encoded by the coding sequence GTGAGCCGGGGGCTGGGCGGGCGTCGCCCGGAGGAGGCGGAGCGCGAGATCGCCGAGGAGATCGAAGCCCATCTCGCGCACCGCGTGGACGCCCTGATGGAGGAGGGTCTCGACCCCGACGCGGCCCGGCGGCGCGCACGCGCGGAGTTCGGGGACGTGCAGCGCTGGCACCGGGAGTGTGCCGAGATCGAGCGGCGGGAGCGCATCGGCTCGGCGCTGCGTCGAGCCCGCTCGCGGGTGGCGCAGGATCTCGCGTTCGCGGTGCGCCAGCTGCGCCGCAGTCCCGGGTTCGCGGCCGTGGCCCTGGCCACGCTCGCGCTCGGCATCGGGGCCACCACCACCATCGTGGGCGTCGTGCGTGCCGTGGTGCTGCAACCGCTGCCGTTCAGCGAGCCCGATCGTCTGGTGTGGCTGGACGAGACCACGCCGGCAGGGGCGGGCTTCTCCGTGGCGGAAGGCAACTACGTCGACTGGCGCGCGAGCGCGTCCACCCTCTCGGACGTCGGGGCCCTGCGCTCCCAGATCGGGACGCTGAGCGGCGACGAACCGCGCGCCCTGCGCGTCGGCCGGTCCAGCGCCTCGCTGTTGCCCACGCTGGGCGTGGCGCCGCGGCTCGGGCGTGGATTCACCGAGGACGAGGACCGCGCCAGCGCGCCCGCCGCCGTGGCGGTGCTGGGCGATGCGCTCTGGCGGGACGCGTTCGGTGCGGACGCCGACGTGATCGGCCGGGACATCGTGCTGGACGGCGTCGCCCACCGCGTGGTCGGCGTGCTGCCCGAGCAGACCTCCTTCCTGGACCAGCCGGACGTGCTGGTCCCCCTGGGTGCGGACGCGTCGGCCCCCCGGGACGACCACGACCTGGCCGTGGTGGCCCGGCTCGCGCCGGACGCGTCGGCCACCGCCGCCGACCGCGAGCTGGATGGGGTGGCCCGACGCATCGCCGAGATCCATCCCGTGGTGGAGGGCTGGGGCGTGCGGGCGCGGCCCATCTCCGACGTGCTGATCGGCGAGAGCCTGGCCCGCGCCGGGAGCGTGCTCCTGGTGGCGGCGATTCTGCTCCTGCTGATCGCCTGCGTGAACGTCTCCAACCTGCTCCTGGCCCGTAACAGCGTACGCGCGGGTGAGCTGAGCGTGCGGGCGGCGCTCGGCGCCAGCCGGGGCCGCATCGGCGCCCAGCTCTTCACCGAGGGATTGCTCCTGGCCGCCGCCGGCGGGCTGCTGGGGCTCGGGCTGGCGCGAGCGCTGCTGCCGCTCGTCCAATCGCTGGGCGCCGGCCAGGTGCCGCGGCTGGACCAGGCGACCCTGGATCCGTGGACGCTGGCCGCCTGCGCGGGTGCGGTGCTGCTGTCCGCGGCGGTCTTCGGGCTGGCACCGCTGCTGGATCTGCGCCGCCCCCAGGCCTCCACGCTCCGGGAGACTCCGGGCAGCGGAGGGACGGCCCGGGCGCTGCGCCTCCGGTCCGTGCTCGTCACGGGACAGGTGGCGCTGTCGGTGTTCCTGTTGCTCGGCACCGGCCTGTTGCTCCGCTCCTTCCTCCGCCTGTCGGCCGTGGATCCGGGCTTCGAGGTGGAGCAGCGCGTCGCGGTGCGCGTGGACATGCCCGACCGGCTGTACGGACCGGAGCAGCGACACGTCCTGCTGGACCAGATCCTGGAGCGGGTGCGTGGCGTTCCCGGCGTCACGGCGGCGGGCGCCAGCGCGGTGCAGGTCTTCAGCGGGTTCAACCTGGCCAACTTCGCGGCCCGTGCCGACCGGATGCCCACCGAAGCCACCGGCTTCCTGCCCATCGGCTGGCGCGTGGTCACGCCGGGCTGGTTCGAGGCCATGGGCATCGACGTGCGTAACGGACGTGCGTTCGGGCCGGGAGACGACTGGGAGGACGGGACGCCCACGCTGATCAACGCCGCGCTCGCCGAGCAGCTCTGGCCGGGCGAGGACGCGGTGGGGGGCACCCTCGTCTGGGGGGACCCGGAAGGATCGCGCCTCCGCATCGTAGGGATCGTGGACGACGTGCGGGACGTGCAACTCACGGAGGCGGCGCAACCGATGGTGTTCCGGAGCCACCGCCAGATCCCCTGGGCCGCCATGACGGTGGTGGCGCACGTGGACGGACCGCTCCCGGCGGTGGGCGCAGCCGTCCGCCAGGCCGTGCGCGAGGTGGCGCCCGGCCTGCCCGTGCCTCCGGTGCGACCGCTCTCGGTGGACGTGACGCAGGCGCTGGCGGCCCCGCGCTTCAATGCGGTGCTGGTGGGCACGTTCGGGGTGGTCGGCCTGCTGCTCGCGCTGATCGGCGTGTACGGTGTGACGTCCTGGGCGGTGCGTCGGCGCGAGCGCGAGATCGGCATCCGCCTGGCGCTGGGGGCCGAGCCCTCCGAGATGCGCGGCCTGGTGTTGGGGTCGAGCCTCAAGCTCGCGCTGGTCGGCACGGCGATCGGCGTGCTCGCCGCGCTGGGCGGCGCCCGTGCGGTGGCTACGCTGCTCTACGAGACCGCTCCGTCCGATCCGGCGACCTGGGTGCTCGTGCCCACCCTGTTGCTCGCCGCGACCGCCCTGGCCTCGTGGATCCCCGCGCGGCGGGCCACGCGGGTGGATCCCAAGGTGGCGTTGGCGGCGGAGTAG
- a CDS encoding DUF5675 family protein translates to MPRWRWRRSREVPGRLRAGLQDVPGFEWVLIHIGNDDDDTAGCILLGDLASWDMTLQRSEAANVRLYPRLAEAAERRELAIIIRDLDLKRRDLELAA, encoded by the coding sequence ATCCCAAGGTGGCGTTGGCGGCGGAGTAGGGAGGTACCGGGTCGCCTTCGAGCGGGGCTCCAGGACGTCCCCGGCTTCGAGTGGGTGCTGATCCACATCGGGAACGACGACGACGACACCGCCGGCTGCATCCTGCTGGGCGACCTGGCCTCGTGGGACATGACGCTCCAGCGCAGCGAGGCCGCCAACGTCCGCCTATACCCCCGCCTCGCCGAAGCCGCAGAGCGACGGGAGCTGGCCATCATCATCCGCGACCTCGACCTCAAGCGCCGCGACCTGGAGCTCGCCGCGTGA
- a CDS encoding BRCT domain-containing protein, with amino-acid sequence MFCFTGGMLSLKRTAGQREVRARGGQTQTEVNERLDYLVVGAKGSPHWKHGGYGRKIEKAMELRALARRPHILNETQFMDALATCAEVNVGEIDAKVIVVTYRFLRSSREYVQFADFHQALNRLRREGAHVSAQGHYVGAFRELYDDAILGEVTDIVVEVRVVRQVPLEASSRAWVDEIERVFEEVEGIDGESRWFEREEGSAAYVRLMQEIPQELQLPGY; translated from the coding sequence GTGTTCTGCTTCACCGGCGGGATGCTGAGCCTGAAACGGACGGCCGGCCAGCGCGAGGTGAGGGCGCGAGGAGGCCAGACCCAGACTGAAGTGAATGAGAGGCTCGACTATTTGGTCGTCGGGGCGAAGGGCTCTCCCCACTGGAAGCATGGCGGCTACGGCAGGAAGATCGAGAAAGCGATGGAGCTCCGCGCCCTCGCGCGTAGGCCGCACATCCTGAACGAGACCCAGTTCATGGACGCGCTGGCAACCTGTGCAGAGGTCAACGTCGGCGAGATCGACGCGAAGGTCATCGTCGTGACCTACCGGTTCCTCCGCTCCAGCCGCGAGTACGTCCAGTTCGCAGACTTTCACCAGGCACTGAACCGCCTGCGGCGCGAGGGGGCCCACGTGTCCGCCCAAGGGCACTACGTCGGCGCATTCCGGGAGCTGTACGACGACGCGATCCTCGGTGAGGTCACTGACATCGTCGTCGAGGTTCGAGTCGTAAGGCAGGTCCCCCTTGAGGCGAGCTCTCGCGCCTGGGTCGACGAGATCGAACGGGTCTTCGAGGAGGTCGAGGGCATCGATGGCGAGTCGCGGTGGTTCGAGCGGGAGGAGGGGTCGGCGGCCTACGTCCGCCTGATGCAGGAGATCCCACAGGAGCTCCAGCTGCCGGGATACTGA